The Treponema medium genome has a window encoding:
- a CDS encoding UvrD-helicase domain-containing protein has product MIDICKDLNEHQKQAVKTDENAVVAAGAGSGKTKVLASRYVYLITEKNYQVEHILALTFTDKAAAEMHRRIYRELQKMYAGTDDAVQRSRAGAALDSFFKAQIMTIDAFCHKIAVTACRRFGISPDFTIDLAESKRLAYNLSLDFFLEHRADTNLQYLLGDKPITDFINDFFVKILNDYVTVSRPIDFSEALQNQLAAAEPLFTGYRKQAERILGDIAAHLEGNDKYISAVKEAYMQLPEFPLTLTEPQCPVFLGRLKAICSVKKTMGSKKDEDVKACKALCGELSESSGRLQSLYHFYAHKEQMQKIYALCSVLQERFIAEKKRRSILHFGDIAQLAVNALITDPDLRLFYKKQTHRIMIDEFQDNNSLQRDLLFLLAEKEARTDQSIPKPDELVPDKLFFVGDEKQSIYAFRGADVSVFRTLSQDLRQGDCSASINLQTNYRTEPELLNFFNSVFMRVFYSETNQPLIGTVPAFEAEFIPILSREAVPHLAPQTDIFFIDKKRFPKGADTAFLKPIECEAYTLAQKIAALHDEHYLVYDDVSQATRPCTWSDFAVLLRASTHQAVYERFFRAFKIPYISVQQKGLFHDAPLNDICALLRLAVYPHDRAVYAQVLRSPFVRLSDRSFTRLMLHSLEHTTQPFVPSAAEELDAEDRQYFLNACTLFERLQGSIKKKSNAELITALWYDEGYRYILLTEPRYHRYLELYDYLFALAVKADAAGQSLSAFIDTLISYIHAEERIEDMEIPLEHGGDAVKIMTVHKSKGLEFPIVCIPDCGNAGKSEKKEGMVFLHKDLGPVIHLPPETKNDPPANIFFEELRQEANAKHLAETKRLLYVAVTRAKVRLLMSGVQETDGDIEELPETPRALDEIRQQLVQPQKEENNRSFFQLLLPALSGDINCVHFTEVLPLSTSTVQHTTEDRQRFNLDETRALYRQAAEKNFPLAEPRVIPATQFEKDRQWLHLSEAPLAMFPNQHTPTQSVGVCCSHKVVAVGLSYPLSRRRAPGYETLRANQELQDMEHSQTMAQSKTMKHTELNEHIEQGDNTGEKDGDELSSTEFGTLVHKAMEARFLDRPCTLPAKYAREVEKLCSAFLSSPLGQKATEASFRKTEYGFLTLYEGKLVIGQIDLLFEYEDTAYIIDYKTDQKIYPEQHRRQLLIYKAAVENFYKMEGFGQDTGGQQSPKSVKAYIFYLRSKTAVEVV; this is encoded by the coding sequence ATGATAGATATTTGCAAAGATTTAAACGAACATCAAAAACAGGCGGTAAAAACGGATGAAAATGCCGTTGTGGCGGCGGGCGCCGGTTCGGGCAAGACGAAGGTTCTGGCTAGCCGCTATGTATACCTGATTACCGAAAAAAATTATCAGGTTGAACATATCCTTGCCCTCACCTTTACGGACAAGGCGGCGGCGGAAATGCACCGGCGTATTTATCGGGAGCTGCAAAAGATGTATGCGGGAACCGATGATGCGGTACAACGGAGCCGTGCCGGCGCTGCATTGGATTCTTTTTTTAAGGCGCAAATTATGACTATCGATGCATTCTGTCATAAGATTGCCGTAACCGCATGCCGGCGCTTCGGTATCAGTCCCGATTTCACTATCGACCTTGCCGAATCGAAGCGACTCGCTTATAACCTTTCGCTCGATTTTTTCCTTGAACACCGCGCGGACACAAACCTGCAATATCTGCTCGGTGATAAACCGATTACCGATTTTATCAACGACTTCTTTGTCAAAATATTAAACGATTACGTTACGGTCTCCCGCCCGATTGATTTTTCTGAGGCCTTGCAGAATCAGCTGGCCGCTGCCGAACCATTATTTACCGGCTATCGCAAACAAGCCGAACGCATTCTCGGAGATATTGCCGCCCATCTTGAAGGAAACGATAAGTATATCAGTGCAGTAAAAGAAGCATACATGCAACTCCCCGAATTCCCGCTTACACTGACCGAGCCGCAGTGCCCTGTCTTTCTTGGACGGCTGAAAGCGATTTGCAGCGTTAAAAAAACGATGGGTTCAAAAAAGGATGAGGACGTAAAAGCGTGCAAGGCGCTCTGCGGTGAACTGAGCGAAAGCTCCGGCCGCTTGCAAAGTCTGTATCATTTTTATGCACACAAAGAGCAGATGCAAAAGATATACGCACTTTGTAGTGTTTTGCAGGAACGGTTCATTGCCGAAAAAAAGCGGAGAAGCATATTGCATTTCGGCGATATTGCTCAGCTTGCCGTTAACGCGCTCATCACCGATCCAGATTTGCGGCTCTTTTATAAAAAACAAACCCATCGGATTATGATCGATGAGTTTCAGGATAATAACAGCCTTCAGCGTGACCTCTTGTTCCTGCTTGCGGAAAAAGAAGCACGCACCGACCAATCGATACCGAAGCCGGATGAGCTGGTGCCGGATAAACTTTTCTTTGTCGGGGACGAAAAACAATCGATCTATGCGTTTCGGGGCGCCGATGTTTCGGTGTTCCGCACGCTATCGCAGGACTTGCGGCAAGGCGACTGCTCCGCTTCTATTAACCTGCAAACAAATTACCGCACTGAACCGGAACTGCTCAACTTTTTTAACAGCGTATTTATGCGGGTCTTTTATTCGGAAACCAATCAGCCTCTTATCGGTACCGTGCCTGCGTTTGAAGCGGAATTTATCCCCATCCTCAGCAGGGAGGCGGTTCCCCATTTAGCGCCTCAGACGGATATCTTCTTTATCGACAAAAAACGCTTTCCGAAGGGCGCCGACACCGCCTTCCTCAAACCGATTGAATGCGAGGCGTATACGCTTGCGCAAAAAATAGCCGCGCTCCATGACGAACACTACCTTGTATACGATGACGTCTCACAGGCTACCCGTCCCTGTACATGGTCGGATTTTGCCGTGCTGCTGCGCGCTTCGACGCATCAAGCAGTCTACGAGCGTTTTTTTCGTGCATTTAAAATCCCGTATATTTCCGTACAGCAAAAAGGATTGTTCCACGATGCGCCGCTCAACGATATCTGCGCCTTGCTCCGCCTAGCGGTGTATCCGCATGACAGAGCCGTGTATGCGCAAGTACTCCGCTCGCCGTTTGTCCGCCTCAGCGACCGCTCTTTTACCCGATTGATGCTGCATAGCCTTGAGCATACCACCCAACCTTTTGTTCCCTCCGCTGCCGAAGAACTGGATGCGGAAGACCGGCAATATTTCTTAAATGCCTGCACTCTTTTTGAGCGGCTCCAAGGCTCTATCAAAAAAAAGAGTAATGCCGAATTGATTACCGCACTGTGGTATGACGAAGGGTACCGGTACATATTGCTTACGGAGCCGCGCTACCACCGCTATCTGGAACTATATGATTACCTGTTTGCGCTTGCGGTAAAAGCGGATGCTGCGGGACAGAGCCTTTCGGCTTTTATCGACACGCTGATTTCGTATATTCACGCGGAAGAGCGGATTGAAGATATGGAAATTCCGCTCGAACACGGCGGCGACGCGGTTAAAATTATGACGGTACATAAGAGCAAGGGCTTGGAGTTTCCGATTGTCTGTATTCCCGACTGCGGTAATGCGGGAAAGTCTGAAAAGAAAGAAGGTATGGTCTTTTTGCACAAGGATTTAGGGCCGGTTATCCATTTACCGCCGGAAACAAAAAACGACCCTCCCGCCAATATCTTTTTTGAGGAACTTCGGCAGGAAGCAAATGCCAAACACCTCGCCGAAACAAAGAGGCTTCTCTACGTCGCCGTTACGCGAGCTAAGGTTCGGCTACTAATGAGCGGTGTGCAGGAAACTGACGGCGATATTGAGGAACTACCGGAAACACCCCGCGCTTTGGACGAAATCCGGCAACAGCTTGTACAACCTCAGAAGGAAGAAAATAACCGAAGTTTTTTTCAGCTCTTATTACCGGCGCTATCCGGAGATATCAACTGCGTGCATTTTACGGAAGTGTTACCGCTCTCCACCTCGACCGTACAGCACACCACGGAAGACCGGCAGCGCTTCAATCTTGATGAAACCCGTGCCCTATACCGGCAGGCTGCGGAAAAAAACTTTCCGCTTGCGGAGCCGCGCGTCATACCGGCAACTCAATTTGAAAAAGACCGGCAGTGGCTGCATTTAAGCGAAGCGCCGCTTGCAATGTTTCCAAATCAACATACCCCGACACAAAGCGTCGGGGTATGTTGTTCTCATAAGGTGGTTGCAGTCGGGCTTTCATACCCTTTATCACGGCGCAGAGCGCCGGGGTATGAAACCCTCCGCGCGAATCAGGAATTACAAGATATGGAACATTCACAAACGATGGCTCAATCTAAAACTATGAAACATACCGAATTAAATGAGCATATCGAGCAGGGCGACAATACCGGTGAAAAGGACGGCGATGAGCTTTCCTCCACCGAGTTCGGAACCTTGGTGCACAAGGCGATGGAAGCCCGCTTTTTAGACCGCCCGTGTACACTGCCTGCAAAGTACGCCCGGGAAGTGGAAAAACTGTGCTCTGCTTTTCTTTCTTCTCCGCTGGGACAAAAGGCCACAGAAGCCTCATTCAGAAAGACCGAATACGGCTTTTTAACCCTCTACGAAGGAAAGCTCGTCATAGGGCAAATCGATTTGCTTTTTGAATACGAAGATACCGCGTATATCATCGATTATAAAACCGACCAAAAAATCTATCCTGAACAACATCGAAGGCAGCTTTTAATCTACAAAGCTGCCGTAGAAAATTTCTATAAAATGGAAGGGTTCGGTCAAGACACCGGCGGGCAACAGTCACCTAAATCGGTTAAAGCCTACATTTTCTATCTTCGCAGCAAAACCGCTGTCGAGGTAGTGTAG
- the vapC gene encoding type II toxin-antitoxin system tRNA(fMet)-specific endonuclease VapC, with product MYLLDTNICIFLIKNKNPYLKKKIFNCKKEELFISSITIAELEYGVSKSQFREKNRHALLNFCSDFTNIIDFTTEDTETYGMIRAYLENKGIPIGPFDTQIAAQSLARNLTVVTNNIREFSRIPGLKVEDWTKEE from the coding sequence ATGTATTTGCTAGATACAAATATCTGTATTTTTCTTATAAAGAATAAAAATCCATATTTAAAGAAAAAAATATTTAACTGTAAAAAAGAAGAATTATTTATTTCTTCCATTACAATTGCTGAGCTGGAGTATGGTGTTTCAAAAAGTCAATTTAGAGAAAAGAATCGTCATGCTCTTTTGAATTTTTGTTCCGATTTTACTAACATAATAGATTTTACGACCGAAGATACAGAAACGTACGGAATGATTAGAGCATATCTTGAAAATAAAGGAATTCCGATTGGACCTTTTGATACGCAGATTGCCGCTCAAAGTTTAGCAAGAAATCTTACTGTGGTTACAAATAATATAAGAGAATTTTCTAGAATTCCAGGACTAAAAGTCGAAGACTGGACAAAAGAAGAATAG
- the vapB gene encoding type II toxin-antitoxin system antitoxin VapB, whose protein sequence is MVYAKVFTSGNSQAVRIPKEFHIDFSELCIKKIGSSIILTPKESNWENLERSLSEFSDDFMTEGRSQPAMQEREVF, encoded by the coding sequence ATGGTTTATGCAAAAGTATTCACAAGTGGAAATAGTCAGGCAGTAAGGATACCGAAAGAATTTCATATTGATTTTTCTGAATTATGCATCAAGAAAATCGGCTCATCAATAATCTTAACACCAAAAGAAAGCAATTGGGAAAATCTTGAAAGAAGTCTTTCTGAGTTTTCTGATGATTTCATGACAGAAGGTAGAAGTCAACCGGCAATGCAAGAACGGGAAGTTTTTTAA
- a CDS encoding YkvA family protein, whose amino-acid sequence MSEKFDEKKKVKASEKFEGFKSYQYTDNDFEKVFKNEEKIKEKVKKGNFGEYADYIPLFFEMLKDVFSGKYKEVPVGAIAAIICTLLYILSPIDLILDIIPVIGWLDDIFILGLCIPFVKGDLDKYKTWKQNSKILDEEYAEEK is encoded by the coding sequence ATGTCTGAAAAATTTGATGAAAAGAAAAAAGTTAAAGCAAGTGAAAAATTTGAAGGCTTCAAATCATATCAATATACAGATAATGATTTTGAAAAAGTATTTAAAAATGAAGAAAAGATTAAAGAAAAAGTAAAAAAAGGAAATTTTGGAGAATATGCTGATTATATACCACTTTTCTTTGAAATGTTGAAAGATGTTTTTTCTGGAAAATATAAAGAAGTTCCTGTAGGTGCTATTGCTGCAATAATATGTACACTTTTGTATATTTTATCCCCAATTGATTTAATTTTAGATATTATCCCTGTAATTGGATGGCTTGATGATATTTTTATTTTAGGACTATGTATTCCATTTGTAAAAGGCGATTTGGATAAGTATAAAACATGGAAACAGAATTCGAAAATATTAGACGAAGAATATGCCGAGGAAAAATAG
- a CDS encoding ISAs1 family transposase — protein sequence MVKYSWGGTMTLQESFENIKDERIERCKKHYLVNILMLVFVGVLCGYKSIEQIQFYATLSEQTLKKYLKLENGIPSSDTILRVLARIDAKQLEKVFIEYAREVFGKHIAENEVLAIDGKTIRRSEYAPTGEDKKAHKAAHVVSAWAHSLGVCFGQVKTEEKSNEITAIPELLDLLDLKGMIITIDAMGCQKKIVEKIAEKETEYVISLKGNQHPDAERRGVVLIR from the coding sequence ATGGTAAAATATTCTTGGGGTGGAACAATGACATTACAAGAATCATTTGAGAACATTAAAGACGAAAGAATCGAAAGATGCAAGAAACACTATCTCGTCAATATACTGATGCTCGTGTTTGTGGGAGTGTTGTGCGGGTATAAAAGCATAGAACAAATACAATTTTATGCGACATTAAGCGAACAAACCCTTAAAAAATATCTGAAACTGGAAAATGGCATCCCCAGCAGCGATACGATTCTACGCGTACTTGCAAGGATTGATGCAAAGCAACTTGAAAAAGTATTCATAGAATATGCGCGGGAAGTATTCGGCAAGCATATTGCAGAAAATGAAGTATTAGCGATTGACGGAAAAACTATCCGGCGCTCTGAATATGCACCGACAGGCGAAGATAAAAAGGCTCATAAAGCTGCTCATGTTGTTTCGGCTTGGGCGCACTCCCTAGGTGTGTGCTTCGGGCAGGTGAAAACAGAAGAAAAATCAAATGAAATCACCGCCATTCCTGAACTTCTGGATCTGTTAGACTTAAAAGGGATGATTATTACTATAGATGCGATGGGTTGCCAGAAAAAAATCGTTGAGAAAATAGCAGAAAAGGAAACAGAGTATGTCATTTCTCTGAAAGGAAATCAACACCCCGACGCAGAGCGTCGGGGTGTTGTTCTCATAAGGTGA
- a CDS encoding ISAs1 family transposase, whose protein sequence is MHRDVKEFFEHPCDDAYCQYYNIQRGEYSIEIGHGRIEKRTCYLCGNIDWLSEKDEWKNLNGVGMLVCERTVKKTGKKSVEQRYFLTSLTDVHKAAFAMRAHWGIENNLHWVLDAILDEDYCLVRKDNAAANLSVLRKIVLNILKQVDFSDIVKAKKMLL, encoded by the coding sequence ATCCATCGGGATGTAAAAGAGTTTTTTGAGCACCCTTGTGATGACGCTTATTGTCAGTATTACAATATTCAGCGTGGAGAATATAGCATTGAAATTGGACACGGACGAATTGAAAAACGCACCTGTTATCTTTGCGGGAATATTGATTGGCTTTCAGAAAAAGATGAATGGAAGAATCTCAATGGCGTTGGAATGCTCGTGTGCGAAAGAACGGTAAAGAAGACTGGGAAGAAATCCGTTGAACAAAGATATTTTTTGACCTCACTGACAGATGTGCACAAGGCAGCATTTGCGATGAGGGCTCATTGGGGGATAGAAAATAACCTGCATTGGGTTCTCGATGCAATTCTCGATGAGGATTATTGTCTTGTGCGGAAAGACAATGCGGCAGCAAACTTAAGCGTCTTACGAAAAATTGTCTTGAATATACTCAAACAGGTTGATTTTTCGGATATCGTAAAAGCAAAGAAAATGCTCCTATAA
- a CDS encoding acyl-CoA thioesterase: MAHPIEVEVRSYELDAYNHVNNAIYLNYLEYARMEYLRRIGFDYVGLIEEGYMLYVTHIDIHYKYSARLYDKLRIDVTPIKLGKLSGTFRQVITNPEGYVCAEAEVSWGCVDKTGKPAKLPDKYFVAGLAPEKKIH, encoded by the coding sequence ATGGCACACCCCATAGAAGTAGAGGTCAGAAGCTACGAACTGGACGCATATAATCACGTAAATAACGCCATATATTTAAACTATTTGGAATATGCCCGTATGGAATACCTGCGTCGTATCGGCTTTGATTATGTAGGGCTCATCGAAGAAGGCTACATGCTTTATGTAACGCATATCGATATTCACTACAAATATTCTGCGCGGCTTTACGATAAACTCCGTATTGACGTTACGCCTATCAAACTCGGCAAACTTTCGGGAACGTTCCGGCAGGTAATCACAAATCCTGAAGGATATGTCTGTGCTGAAGCTGAAGTTTCGTGGGGCTGTGTAGATAAAACCGGTAAGCCCGCAAAACTACCGGACAAGTATTTTGTTGCAGGCCTTGCACCTGAGAAAAAGATACATTGA
- a CDS encoding formylglycine-generating enzyme family protein, protein MKINNFRAEGRTIEKYFGYAAISVCMLIISLLFTACPGTTPSANPDNGSASNGEKPEKPSGYDAASGIGSVQGVNFVMKPIAAVTNASIGHSAEKNNPPRWVNLTAYQISETEVTQELWQEVMGNNPSGFKGSKNPPAAGEVQMKRPVEMITWFECIAFCNELTKKTNRGASTTCVYYSDAAFTTVYTKGDAGAQKLPYADWSKKGFRLPTEAEWEWAAMAGKDDAWAGTIILSELKDYAWLSDTGANKKTHEVKKKKPNAYGLYDMTGNVIEWCWDWYWSNMESYDKQDPTGKETGINRVRRGGSWFQDASKATRMIRFSDKPNSKYDNIGFRIACRS, encoded by the coding sequence ATGAAAATCAACAATTTCAGGGCGGAAGGCCGGACGATAGAAAAATATTTCGGCTATGCCGCCATATCGGTGTGTATGCTGATTATATCTCTTTTATTCACCGCTTGCCCCGGTACAACCCCCTCCGCCAATCCTGATAATGGTTCCGCCTCCAATGGTGAAAAACCTGAAAAACCCAGCGGATATGATGCAGCAAGCGGTATCGGTTCCGTACAAGGTGTAAATTTTGTAATGAAACCAATTGCCGCGGTAACCAACGCCAGTATAGGTCATAGTGCAGAAAAGAATAATCCCCCGCGTTGGGTAAATTTAACCGCCTATCAAATAAGCGAAACAGAAGTGACCCAAGAGTTATGGCAGGAAGTTATGGGAAATAATCCAAGCGGGTTTAAAGGCTCAAAGAATCCTCCTGCTGCCGGTGAAGTACAAATGAAACGTCCCGTAGAAATGATTACATGGTTTGAGTGCATAGCCTTCTGTAATGAACTGACAAAGAAAACGAACAGAGGAGCAAGTACTACATGCGTCTATTATAGTGATGCGGCGTTTACCACAGTGTATACGAAAGGTGATGCCGGTGCCCAAAAACTACCGTACGCGGATTGGTCAAAGAAAGGATTCCGGCTCCCTACTGAAGCGGAATGGGAATGGGCAGCAATGGCCGGAAAGGATGATGCATGGGCAGGTACGATCATACTGAGCGAGCTGAAAGACTACGCATGGTTATCCGACACCGGAGCCAATAAGAAAACGCATGAAGTAAAGAAAAAGAAGCCGAATGCTTACGGATTGTATGATATGACCGGGAATGTGATAGAATGGTGCTGGGATTGGTATTGGAGTAATATGGAAAGTTATGATAAACAGGATCCTACCGGCAAGGAGACCGGCATCAATCGGGTTCGCCGCGGCGGCAGTTGGTTCCAAGACGCTTCTAAGGCTACTCGTATGATCCGCTTTAGTGATAAACCTAATAGTAAATACGACAATATCGGCTTCCGTATTGCCTGTCGGTCATAA
- a CDS encoding methyl-accepting chemotaxis protein, translating into MKKRFSLKKKFILIFGILIAAAAVIEIVLAVVIARKAVTEKIEDHLIDKANDTAEIINGRVTSLLQFIEGISRMPILRDTTASSAAKLAFLANEVSFNEKIIELNMTNAQGQCLLADGSVLSVVNRDWFRAAIEGKSFFSEPYISRANGQLINTLSVPVYDDDKTIVGVLSADISGFTLSEAIADIVVGESGNCYIMGSTGIIIADRDTDLVQKQDNIIEQAKTNASLASTAAFLQYVLDNSEGEVCYYDYQGVDYIASFSAVKTTHWSIVIRAPVNEFMGTVNALRNTMIGIGISVLIGALIIVYFVARTMVKPIQTTVSTLQNISQGDGDLTVRLPVGGNDEITDMSEYFNKTIDKIGTSIRTVGINSHTMEEIGNELASNMTETASAVNQISTNIDGVKQQALTQAASVTETAATVEEIVRTIKQLNTSIENQASSVARSSASVEQMVANIASISQTLGKTDSVIGNLTTATGDGKATLVTSNTVTQKIAEESGSLMEASSVIQHIASQTNLLAMNAAIEAAHAGEAGKGFAVVADEIRKLAEESSMQGKTITATLKNLSGEIEMLSSSSKTVEEKFNTIFNFAEQVKEMSNSVTEAMREQENGSREVLTAIKDINMITAEVQAGSEEMLKGGESVAEEMRKLDTLTRNITDSMTEMASGAVQINNAIQEVNEITQKNKHSIENLAKEVSKFKV; encoded by the coding sequence ATGAAAAAACGTTTTTCGTTAAAAAAGAAATTCATTCTTATTTTCGGGATTCTGATTGCCGCCGCTGCTGTAATCGAAATTGTATTAGCTGTCGTAATTGCCAGAAAAGCCGTAACCGAAAAAATCGAAGACCATCTTATCGACAAAGCAAATGATACGGCCGAAATTATAAACGGAAGGGTCACATCACTGTTACAATTTATCGAAGGCATTTCCCGTATGCCGATCCTTCGAGATACAACCGCATCATCCGCCGCAAAACTGGCTTTTCTTGCTAATGAAGTGTCTTTTAATGAAAAAATAATAGAATTGAATATGACGAATGCACAAGGACAATGTTTACTTGCCGATGGAAGCGTATTATCCGTTGTTAACAGAGATTGGTTCCGTGCCGCCATTGAGGGAAAATCTTTTTTTTCGGAACCATACATTTCGCGTGCAAACGGTCAATTAATCAATACCCTTTCCGTGCCTGTATATGATGATGACAAAACTATCGTAGGAGTGTTGTCTGCCGATATCTCAGGTTTTACTTTGTCCGAAGCCATTGCCGATATCGTCGTAGGAGAATCCGGTAACTGTTATATTATGGGCTCGACAGGAATTATCATCGCCGATAGAGATACCGATTTAGTACAAAAGCAAGATAATATCATCGAACAAGCAAAAACAAACGCCTCGCTCGCATCAACTGCTGCCTTTTTACAGTATGTCCTTGATAATAGCGAAGGCGAAGTCTGCTACTATGACTATCAGGGAGTTGACTATATTGCATCATTTTCCGCAGTTAAAACTACTCATTGGTCAATCGTTATCCGTGCACCCGTCAATGAATTCATGGGAACTGTCAACGCACTCCGTAATACGATGATAGGAATTGGCATCAGCGTGTTGATTGGAGCACTGATCATTGTCTATTTTGTTGCTCGTACAATGGTAAAACCAATCCAAACGACTGTTTCCACACTACAAAATATTTCGCAAGGGGATGGCGATTTAACGGTACGTTTACCGGTCGGCGGTAATGATGAAATTACCGATATGTCCGAATATTTTAACAAAACGATCGATAAGATCGGTACATCGATACGGACTGTCGGAATCAATAGCCACACTATGGAAGAAATCGGGAACGAACTTGCCTCCAATATGACCGAAACTGCAAGCGCAGTAAACCAAATCAGCACAAACATTGACGGCGTTAAACAGCAGGCATTAACTCAAGCCGCCAGTGTTACCGAAACAGCAGCAACTGTTGAGGAAATTGTTCGAACCATTAAGCAACTCAATACCAGTATTGAGAATCAAGCAAGTAGTGTTGCGCGATCTTCCGCTTCGGTAGAACAAATGGTAGCAAATATCGCTTCCATCAGCCAGACACTCGGTAAAACCGACAGCGTAATCGGAAATTTAACAACGGCAACCGGAGACGGCAAAGCCACACTTGTTACCTCAAATACCGTAACGCAAAAAATTGCAGAAGAGTCCGGTTCATTAATGGAAGCATCAAGTGTAATTCAGCATATTGCATCCCAAACAAACCTTCTTGCAATGAATGCTGCAATAGAAGCTGCTCACGCAGGTGAAGCGGGCAAAGGGTTCGCCGTCGTTGCGGATGAGATACGTAAACTTGCAGAAGAGTCCTCGATGCAAGGAAAGACCATTACCGCTACCTTAAAAAACTTGAGCGGAGAAATAGAGATGCTTTCCAGCTCGTCAAAAACCGTAGAGGAAAAATTCAATACGATTTTTAACTTTGCCGAACAGGTAAAAGAGATGAGCAATAGCGTTACCGAAGCGATGCGAGAGCAAGAAAACGGAAGCCGGGAAGTATTAACCGCGATTAAAGATATCAATATGATAACGGCCGAAGTACAGGCAGGTTCCGAAGAAATGCTGAAAGGCGGTGAAAGTGTTGCGGAAGAAATGCGAAAACTCGATACGCTTACCCGTAACATTACCGACAGCATGACCGAAATGGCATCCGGTGCGGTACAGATTAACAATGCTATACAAGAAGTAAACGAAATTACACAGAAAAATAAACATAGCATTGAGAATCTTGCGAAAGAAGTCTCAAAATTTAAGGTGTAA
- a CDS encoding rhodanese-like domain-containing protein, with protein MYSWKIDLKKKSVLIGALILTALFVTACTTQEGKSDSQGTAKIADMKGAELDTIMNDKAEQDQYLVIDVREKYEYEAGHVRYAINISLNDIENRLNDIADFKDKNIIVICRSGRRSRAAAKILQKNGFKKLFNADGVGSYSYKSITKVTNVRGKQMQELANTGNYSVVDAREPADYAASHLKGAISGNADTLAELLPQLPKEKPVLTYCYSGNRSFAVAEKLVAAGYTVINSLDGTNEYSAFELVK; from the coding sequence ATGTATAGTTGGAAAATTGATCTTAAAAAGAAAAGCGTTCTTATAGGCGCACTGATTTTAACTGCGTTGTTTGTAACCGCCTGCACAACGCAAGAAGGAAAAAGCGATTCACAGGGTACGGCGAAAATCGCTGATATGAAAGGCGCCGAGCTGGATACCATTATGAACGACAAGGCGGAACAAGATCAGTACCTTGTTATCGATGTACGTGAAAAATACGAGTATGAGGCAGGGCATGTCCGCTATGCAATCAACATCAGTCTCAACGATATCGAAAACAGGCTGAACGATATTGCAGACTTCAAGGATAAAAATATTATCGTTATTTGCAGAAGCGGAAGACGGAGCCGGGCTGCTGCGAAAATCCTACAAAAGAACGGATTTAAAAAACTGTTCAATGCGGATGGAGTCGGCAGCTACTCTTATAAGTCGATCACCAAAGTTACAAACGTACGCGGGAAACAGATGCAGGAGCTCGCGAATACAGGGAACTATTCCGTTGTCGATGCCCGAGAACCCGCTGATTATGCCGCTTCGCATTTAAAAGGTGCAATATCGGGGAATGCGGATACCCTTGCTGAATTACTCCCGCAATTACCTAAGGAAAAACCGGTGCTAACCTACTGCTATTCCGGCAACCGCTCTTTTGCCGTTGCGGAAAAATTAGTAGCTGCAGGATACACGGTGATAAACAGTTTAGACGGTACCAACGAATACTCAGCCTTTGAATTGGTAAAATAA